The following are encoded in a window of Aromatoleum petrolei genomic DNA:
- a CDS encoding TrpB-like pyridoxal phosphate-dependent enzyme yields MTEPTRILLDENEIPTHWYNVVADMPNPPSPSLGPDGKPVSPEQMMAIFPGQILEQEMSAERWIAIPDEVREIYKIWRPSPLMRAVRLERALGTPAKIFFKNEGVSPAGSHKPNSAVPQAFYNKQAGIKRLATETGAGQWGSSISFAGQMFGLDVRVYMVKVSYHQKPYRRLMMQTWGAEVFASPSDMTQTGRDALAKDADNPGSLGLAISEAVEEAAGRADTNYTLGSVLNHVLLHQTIIGLEAKKQFDKIGLYPDVVLGPCGGGSSFGGIAFPFLADKASGDKRAEKLRCVAVEPTSCPTLTKGQYAYDFGDASGFTPLMKMYTLGHDFMPPGIHAGGLRYHGDSPLVSQLYHEGLLEAVAVPQLATFEAGVLFARSEGIIPAPESCHAIRAAIDEALACKATGEPKVILFNLTGHGHFDMSSYDRFFSGQLENYDYPAEAVAASLAHLPKFG; encoded by the coding sequence ATGACCGAACCGACCCGCATCCTGCTCGACGAGAACGAGATCCCGACGCACTGGTACAACGTCGTCGCCGACATGCCCAATCCGCCCAGCCCCTCGCTCGGGCCCGACGGCAAGCCGGTGAGTCCCGAGCAGATGATGGCGATCTTCCCCGGCCAGATCCTTGAGCAGGAGATGAGCGCCGAGCGCTGGATCGCGATCCCCGACGAGGTGCGCGAGATCTACAAGATCTGGCGCCCCAGCCCGCTGATGCGCGCCGTGCGCCTCGAGCGCGCGCTCGGCACCCCGGCGAAGATCTTCTTCAAGAACGAGGGCGTCTCCCCGGCCGGCTCCCACAAGCCCAACTCTGCCGTCCCGCAGGCCTTCTACAACAAGCAGGCCGGTATCAAGCGCCTCGCCACCGAGACTGGCGCGGGCCAGTGGGGCTCGTCGATCTCCTTCGCCGGCCAGATGTTCGGGCTCGACGTGCGCGTCTACATGGTCAAGGTCAGCTACCACCAGAAGCCCTACCGCCGCCTCATGATGCAGACCTGGGGCGCCGAGGTTTTCGCGAGCCCGTCCGACATGACGCAGACCGGCCGCGACGCGCTCGCCAAGGATGCAGACAACCCCGGCTCGCTCGGCCTCGCCATCTCCGAAGCCGTCGAGGAAGCCGCCGGCCGCGCCGACACCAACTACACCCTCGGCTCGGTGCTCAACCACGTGCTGCTGCACCAGACCATCATCGGCCTCGAGGCGAAGAAGCAGTTCGACAAGATCGGCCTCTACCCTGACGTCGTCCTCGGTCCCTGCGGCGGCGGCTCGAGCTTCGGCGGCATCGCCTTCCCCTTCCTCGCCGACAAGGCCTCCGGCGACAAGCGCGCCGAGAAGCTGCGCTGCGTGGCCGTCGAGCCGACCTCGTGCCCGACGCTCACCAAGGGCCAGTATGCCTACGACTTCGGCGACGCCTCGGGCTTCACGCCGCTGATGAAGATGTACACGCTGGGCCACGACTTCATGCCCCCCGGCATCCACGCCGGCGGCCTGCGCTACCACGGCGACTCGCCGCTCGTATCGCAGCTCTATCACGAAGGCCTGCTCGAAGCCGTCGCCGTGCCGCAGCTCGCCACTTTCGAAGCCGGCGTCCTGTTCGCACGCAGCGAAGGGATCATCCCGGCGCCCGAATCCTGCCACGCGATCCGCGCCGCCATCGACGAGGCGCTCGCATGCAAGGCCACCGGCGAACCGAAGGTGATCCTTTTCAACCTGACCGGCCACGGACACTTCGACATGAGCTCCTACGACCGCTTCTTCTCCGGGCAGCTCGAGAACTACGACTATCCGGCCGAGGCAGTCGCTGCGTCGCTCGCCCATCTGCCGAAGTTCGGCTGA
- a CDS encoding type III pantothenate kinase: MILLIDAGNTRVKWGLFGDGAWHDEGALEHAHVGDLASVAAARPDIARVFGSNVAGGGVADAIARALHGRAPAPEWLRSSAACCGVRNAYDNPAQLGTDRWAALIGARALHPGACLVINAGTATTVDLLDADGLFRGGLILPGEHLMRRSLARDTAQLPFAEGRFAAAPRNTADAIVSGCLNAQAGAIERMFRHIAGEPQALCLLSGGGADALAELLDIPCRRVDNLVLKGLAVAATQPDAP; the protein is encoded by the coding sequence GTGATCCTGCTCATCGACGCGGGCAACACCCGCGTCAAATGGGGTCTGTTCGGTGACGGGGCATGGCACGACGAGGGCGCGCTCGAACACGCGCATGTCGGCGATCTCGCCTCCGTCGCGGCGGCCCGGCCGGACATTGCGCGCGTCTTCGGCTCCAACGTCGCCGGCGGCGGCGTCGCCGATGCCATCGCGCGGGCGCTGCACGGCCGCGCGCCGGCGCCCGAATGGCTGCGCTCGTCCGCCGCTTGCTGCGGCGTGCGCAACGCCTACGACAATCCCGCCCAACTCGGCACCGACCGCTGGGCCGCGCTGATCGGCGCGCGTGCGCTGCATCCCGGCGCCTGCCTGGTCATCAACGCCGGCACCGCGACGACGGTCGATCTGCTCGATGCCGACGGCCTGTTCCGCGGCGGATTGATCCTGCCCGGCGAACACCTGATGCGCCGCTCGCTCGCCCGCGACACCGCCCAGCTCCCCTTCGCCGAAGGACGCTTCGCCGCCGCACCGCGCAACACCGCCGATGCCATCGTCTCCGGCTGCCTGAATGCGCAGGCGGGCGCCATCGAACGCATGTTCCGCCACATCGCCGGGGAGCCGCAGGCCCTGTGCCTGCTGAGCGGCGGGGGCGCCGACGCGCTTGCCGAACTGCTCGACATACCCTGCCGCCGCGTCGACAACCTGGTCCTCAAGGGCCTCGCGGTCGCCGCCACGCAGCCCGACGCGCCATAG
- a CDS encoding biotin--[acetyl-CoA-carboxylase] ligase, whose amino-acid sequence MSASASDARLNAAAILQQLGPLAGTFDIQVLDECASTNSVLMDATPADDGRIHVVVAERQTAGRGRRGRQWQSWPGGSLTFSTLWRFAPGAPVPAGLSLVAGLAVVRALETLGVQGLQLKWPNDVLVNGHKLAGILVELLPGRGRTPAAVVGIGINLHLPAGAQIPDQPAVTDLGEHLATLPERNRLLAAILAELYALFDTYGAAGFPALRGAWQQRNAFADLPVRVTGDGKEITGICVGVDDDGALLLRTAEGQVRILTGEVSLRAAQ is encoded by the coding sequence TTGAGTGCCTCCGCCTCCGACGCGCGGCTGAACGCCGCAGCCATCCTCCAGCAACTCGGCCCGCTCGCCGGCACCTTCGACATCCAGGTGCTCGACGAGTGCGCCTCGACCAACAGCGTGCTCATGGACGCGACCCCGGCCGACGATGGACGCATCCACGTCGTCGTCGCCGAACGCCAGACCGCAGGCCGCGGCCGGCGCGGGCGCCAATGGCAATCGTGGCCCGGCGGCAGCCTGACCTTCTCGACGCTGTGGCGCTTCGCCCCCGGCGCCCCGGTGCCGGCCGGACTCTCGCTCGTCGCGGGCCTCGCCGTCGTCCGCGCCCTCGAGACGCTCGGCGTGCAGGGCCTGCAACTCAAGTGGCCCAACGACGTGCTCGTGAACGGCCACAAGCTCGCAGGCATCCTCGTCGAACTGCTGCCCGGCCGCGGACGCACCCCGGCGGCGGTCGTCGGCATCGGCATCAACCTCCACCTGCCGGCCGGAGCGCAGATCCCCGACCAGCCCGCCGTCACTGACCTGGGCGAACACCTCGCGACGCTGCCGGAGCGCAACCGGCTGCTCGCGGCCATCCTCGCCGAACTGTACGCACTCTTCGACACCTACGGCGCCGCCGGCTTCCCCGCGCTACGCGGCGCATGGCAGCAGCGCAACGCCTTCGCCGACCTGCCCGTGCGCGTCACCGGCGACGGCAAGGAGATCACCGGCATCTGCGTTGGCGTCGACGACGACGGCGCGCTGCTGCTGCGCACCGCCGAGGGCCAGGTCCGCATCCTCACCGGCGAAGTCTCGCTGAGGGCCGCGCAGTGA
- the ntrC gene encoding nitrogen regulation protein NR(I), with protein sequence MNTVWIVDDDRSIRWVLEKALGREDIPHRSFSSANEALSALEIAPVPPKVLISDIRMPGESGLGLLKRVKTLHPQLPVIIMTAYSDLESAVSAFQGGAFEYLPKPFDVDQAVALVQRAIAQSAHQKGASESTALAPEILGQAPAMQEVFRAIGRLAQSHATVLINGESGSGKELVARALHRHSPRADAPFIAINTAAIPRDLLESELFGHERGAFTGAAAQRRGRFEQADGGTLFLDEIGDMPAELQTRLLRVLSDNHFYRVGGQQPIRANVRVIAATHQNLEDRVRQGLFREDLFHRLNVIRLRLPPMRERREDIPLLVRHFLQKSAQDLGVAPKRVSDAAIKYLQALPFPGNVRQLENLCHWLTVMAPGQVVEIADLPPDMKAQPDREAPISWADGLALEADRLIATSPGEVFDRLTRDFERTLIRRALGATGGRRIEAAQLLGIGRNTITRKIQELGMDDERPAAAPPA encoded by the coding sequence ATGAACACCGTCTGGATCGTTGATGATGACCGCTCCATCCGCTGGGTGCTGGAAAAGGCACTCGGCCGCGAGGACATCCCGCACCGCAGTTTCTCGTCTGCAAACGAGGCGCTGTCCGCGCTGGAAATCGCGCCGGTCCCGCCCAAGGTACTGATTTCGGACATCCGCATGCCGGGCGAGTCCGGCCTCGGCCTGCTCAAGCGCGTGAAGACGCTGCACCCGCAGTTGCCGGTCATCATCATGACCGCATACTCGGACCTGGAGAGTGCCGTGTCGGCCTTCCAGGGGGGCGCCTTCGAATACCTGCCCAAGCCCTTCGACGTCGATCAGGCCGTTGCACTGGTTCAGCGCGCGATCGCGCAAAGTGCGCACCAGAAAGGTGCATCGGAGAGCACTGCGCTCGCCCCCGAGATCCTCGGCCAGGCGCCGGCGATGCAGGAAGTGTTCCGCGCCATCGGTCGCCTCGCCCAATCCCATGCGACCGTGCTGATCAACGGCGAATCGGGCTCCGGCAAGGAACTCGTGGCGCGCGCGCTGCACCGCCACAGCCCGCGCGCGGACGCCCCCTTCATCGCGATCAACACCGCGGCGATTCCGCGCGACCTGCTGGAATCCGAGCTCTTCGGCCACGAGCGCGGCGCCTTCACCGGCGCGGCCGCCCAGCGGCGCGGACGCTTCGAGCAGGCCGACGGCGGCACCCTCTTCCTCGACGAAATCGGCGACATGCCCGCCGAGCTGCAGACGCGCCTGCTGCGCGTGCTCTCCGACAACCACTTCTACCGCGTGGGCGGCCAGCAACCCATCCGCGCCAACGTCCGCGTCATCGCCGCGACCCACCAGAACCTCGAAGACCGCGTCCGGCAGGGGCTGTTCCGCGAAGACCTGTTCCACCGCCTCAACGTCATCCGCCTGCGCCTGCCGCCGATGCGCGAGCGCCGCGAGGACATCCCGCTGCTCGTCCGGCACTTCCTGCAGAAGAGCGCGCAGGATCTCGGCGTCGCGCCCAAGCGCGTGTCCGACGCGGCCATCAAGTACCTGCAGGCCCTGCCCTTCCCCGGCAACGTGAGACAGCTGGAGAACCTGTGCCACTGGCTCACCGTGATGGCGCCCGGCCAGGTCGTCGAGATTGCCGACCTGCCGCCCGACATGAAGGCGCAACCCGACCGCGAGGCGCCGATCAGCTGGGCGGACGGGCTCGCGCTGGAAGCCGACCGCCTGATCGCGACCTCGCCGGGCGAAGTGTTCGACCGCCTCACGCGCGACTTCGAACGCACGCTGATCCGCCGCGCACTCGGTGCCACCGGCGGCCGCCGCATCGAAGCCGCGCAACTCCTCGGCATCGGCCGCAACACCATCACGCGCAAGATCCAGGAACTCGGCATGGACGACGAACGCCCGGCGGCGGCGCCGCCCGCCTAG
- the glnL gene encoding nitrogen regulation protein NR(II) gives MPNTPKPPGLAGPFAGLDLLSSAVVVVDDHLLIRYLNAGAENLFAVSHRRLIGAPLSQLLGEPTGLAAALDNALHKNWSYTGQDLKITRPDAEPLHVDCTVSPAEAAGLRLLLEFRPIDAQLRVAREEQLLQQQQANRELIRNLAHEIKNPLGGIRGSAQLLERELADPQLREYTEVIIAEADRLQDLMSRLLTSHCMMRPDQLNIHDVLERVRRLILAEFPEIAIRRDYDTSLPELTADREQLIQAILNIARNAAQAMEGRGEIRLRTRVARQVTLAKRRYKLALELQVIDNGPGIPEEIRDKIFYPLVSGREGGSGLGLSLAQSFVEQHQGMIEVESRKGRTCFTILLPIIDRA, from the coding sequence ATGCCGAACACACCCAAACCCCCTGGTCTCGCAGGCCCCTTCGCCGGACTCGACCTGCTCTCGTCGGCCGTAGTCGTCGTCGACGACCACCTGCTGATCCGCTACCTCAACGCCGGCGCGGAAAACCTCTTCGCCGTCAGCCACCGCCGCCTCATCGGCGCGCCGCTGTCGCAGCTCCTCGGCGAACCCACCGGCCTGGCCGCCGCGCTAGACAACGCGCTGCACAAGAACTGGAGCTATACCGGGCAAGACCTGAAGATCACCCGCCCCGACGCCGAACCGCTGCACGTCGACTGCACAGTGAGCCCGGCCGAGGCGGCCGGCCTGCGCCTGCTCCTGGAGTTCCGCCCCATCGATGCGCAACTGCGCGTCGCGCGCGAGGAACAGCTGCTGCAGCAGCAGCAGGCCAACCGCGAGCTGATCCGCAACCTCGCGCACGAAATCAAGAACCCGCTCGGCGGGATCCGCGGCTCAGCGCAGTTGCTGGAGCGCGAGCTTGCCGACCCGCAGCTGCGCGAATACACCGAGGTCATCATCGCCGAGGCCGACCGCCTGCAGGACCTGATGAGCCGGCTGCTGACCTCGCACTGCATGATGCGGCCCGACCAGCTCAACATCCACGACGTGCTCGAGCGCGTGCGGCGTCTAATCCTCGCCGAATTCCCCGAGATCGCGATCCGCCGCGACTACGACACCAGCCTGCCCGAACTCACCGCGGACCGCGAACAGCTCATCCAGGCCATCCTCAACATCGCCCGCAATGCCGCCCAGGCGATGGAAGGCCGCGGCGAGATCCGCCTGCGCACGCGCGTCGCACGCCAGGTGACCCTCGCGAAGCGCCGCTACAAGCTGGCACTGGAATTGCAAGTGATCGACAACGGCCCCGGCATCCCGGAGGAGATCCGCGACAAGATCTTCTATCCGCTGGTCTCGGGGCGCGAAGGGGGGAGCGGTCTCGGTCTGTCGCTGGCACAGAGCTTCGTCGAGCAACATCAGGGCATGATCGAAGTCGAAAGCCGCAAGGGCCGCACCTGCTTCACCATCCTGTTGCCGATCATCGACCGTGCCTGA
- a CDS encoding DUF4124 domain-containing protein, whose product MRTLPVLLLLLASPLAQAQVFKCVDANGAVTYTNDRNQGRGCKQLSDDQAVSSVPAPPKRSSAQPTPSNFPRVAPDAQRARDDTRRQVLEKELATEEAALAEAQKAVTEQEGRYQGAERRLPVVQARLQPLRDTVELHQRNIEALRKELGNLK is encoded by the coding sequence ATGCGAACACTTCCGGTACTGCTCCTTCTGCTCGCATCACCCCTGGCCCAGGCTCAGGTCTTCAAGTGCGTCGACGCCAACGGCGCCGTCACCTACACTAACGACCGCAACCAGGGTCGCGGCTGCAAGCAGCTCAGCGACGACCAGGCCGTCTCTTCGGTTCCCGCCCCACCCAAGCGCTCGTCCGCGCAGCCGACGCCGTCGAACTTCCCCCGCGTCGCCCCCGATGCCCAGCGTGCCCGCGACGACACCCGGCGCCAGGTGCTGGAAAAGGAGCTCGCCACCGAGGAAGCCGCCCTTGCCGAAGCCCAAAAAGCCGTCACCGAGCAGGAAGGGCGTTACCAGGGCGCCGAGCGCAGGTTGCCCGTCGTCCAGGCCCGCCTGCAACCGCTGCGCGACACGGTCGAACTGCACCAGCGCAACATCGAGGCGCTCAGGAAGGAACTCGGCAACCTGAAGTAA
- the glnA gene encoding type I glutamate--ammonia ligase, which yields MNAQDVMKMIQENEVRFVDLRFTDTRGKEHHVGLPVSAFEEDHFEHGHPFDGSSLAGWKGIQASDMILLPEARTAYIDPFFDETTLVLTCDVIEPSDGKGYDRDPRSIAKRAEAYLKSTGLGDTAFFGPEPEFFIFDAVEWSVDMSGVYSKIISEEAAWSTADKFEGGNTGHRPRVKGGYFPVPPVDSLNDVRAAMVLALEAAGVPVEVHHHEVANAGQCEIGTKFSTLTQRADWTQILKYIVHNVAHQYGKTATFMPKPIVGDNGSGMHVHQSIWKDGQNLFAGNGYAGLSETALYYIGGIIKHARALNAITNPGTNSYKRLVPHYEAPTKLAYSARNRSASIRIPYTANPKGRRIEARFPDPLANPYLCFAALMMAGLDGIQNKIHPGDPADKNLYDLPPEEDALIPTVCTSLEQALEYLDKDREFLTRGGVFSNDFLDAYIALKMEEVDRMRITTHPVEFDMYYSL from the coding sequence ATGAACGCTCAAGACGTCATGAAGATGATCCAGGAAAACGAAGTCCGCTTCGTTGACCTGCGCTTTACCGATACCCGTGGCAAGGAACACCACGTCGGCCTGCCCGTTTCGGCGTTCGAGGAAGATCACTTCGAGCACGGTCACCCCTTCGACGGCTCCTCGCTCGCCGGCTGGAAGGGCATCCAGGCCTCCGACATGATCCTCCTGCCGGAAGCCCGCACTGCCTACATCGACCCGTTCTTCGACGAAACCACCCTCGTCCTGACCTGCGACGTCATCGAGCCGTCCGACGGCAAGGGCTATGACCGCGACCCGCGCTCGATCGCCAAGCGCGCCGAGGCCTACCTCAAGAGCACCGGCCTGGGCGACACCGCCTTCTTCGGTCCGGAACCCGAATTCTTCATCTTCGACGCCGTCGAGTGGTCCGTCGACATGTCGGGCGTGTACAGCAAGATCATCTCGGAAGAAGCCGCGTGGTCGACCGCCGACAAGTTCGAGGGCGGCAACACCGGCCACCGTCCGCGCGTCAAGGGCGGCTACTTCCCCGTTCCCCCGGTCGACAGCCTGAACGACGTGCGCGCCGCCATGGTGCTCGCGCTCGAAGCCGCCGGCGTGCCCGTCGAAGTGCATCACCACGAAGTCGCGAATGCCGGCCAGTGCGAGATCGGCACCAAGTTCAGCACGCTGACCCAGCGCGCCGACTGGACCCAGATCCTCAAGTACATCGTGCATAACGTCGCGCACCAGTACGGCAAGACCGCGACCTTCATGCCGAAGCCCATCGTCGGCGACAACGGCTCGGGCATGCACGTGCACCAGTCGATCTGGAAGGACGGCCAGAACCTGTTCGCGGGCAACGGCTACGCCGGCCTGTCGGAAACCGCCCTGTACTACATCGGCGGCATCATCAAGCACGCTCGCGCGCTGAACGCGATCACCAACCCGGGCACGAACTCGTACAAGCGCCTCGTGCCGCACTACGAAGCCCCGACCAAGCTGGCCTACTCGGCGCGCAACCGTTCGGCCTCGATCCGCATCCCCTACACCGCAAACCCGAAGGGTCGCCGCATCGAAGCGCGCTTCCCGGATCCCCTGGCCAACCCGTACCTGTGCTTCGCCGCCCTGATGATGGCGGGCCTGGACGGCATCCAGAACAAGATCCACCCGGGCGACCCGGCCGACAAGAACCTGTACGACCTGCCGCCGGAAGAGGACGCACTGATCCCGACCGTCTGCACCAGCCTCGAACAGGCGCTCGAGTACCTCGACAAGGATCGCGAGTTCCTGACCCGCGGCGGCGTGTTCTCGAACGACTTCCTTGACGCCTACATCGCACTGAAGATGGAAGAGGTCGACCGCATGCGCATCACCACCCACCCGGTGGAGTTCGACATGTACTACAGCCTGTAA
- a CDS encoding cation diffusion facilitator family transporter — MDHPTSGKSRLSAPDEARSRGIQRVALVAIATNTALSIGQIAVGLFANAFSLVADSAHTLSDLFTDLLVLMAGRRGAEPADRDHPYGHGRIETAVSLLLGLVLAGVGMGFLWSSGLRLQHMDAALPLHPAALGMALATLVAKELLFRYTLTASRQLKAPVLEANAWHARSDAASSLVVAAGIGGGLAGYPFLEPLAAAVVGFLILHMGLRLGWKAVRELIDTGLSEQDVARIRDTIRTTPGVIGLHDLRTRRMADRVLCDAHIQVDPRITVSEGHQISDTVYFRVRTAHPEVREVLVHVDAENDATMQGAGLAPLPERTEIVHTLEALFDRPLATPPRVLIHYLGDRIEAEVVLGVTDLDGIPRDELRLRIDKLLEERPHYRAITILGRIAP; from the coding sequence ATGGACCACCCGACATCAGGCAAGTCGCGCCTAAGCGCGCCCGACGAGGCGCGCAGCCGAGGCATCCAGCGCGTGGCACTCGTCGCGATCGCCACGAATACTGCGCTGTCCATCGGCCAGATCGCGGTCGGACTGTTTGCCAACGCCTTCAGTCTCGTCGCCGACTCCGCGCACACGCTGTCCGACCTGTTCACCGACCTCCTCGTGCTGATGGCCGGACGACGCGGCGCCGAACCGGCCGACCGCGACCACCCCTACGGCCACGGGCGCATCGAGACGGCCGTCTCGCTGCTCCTCGGGCTCGTGCTCGCCGGCGTGGGCATGGGCTTCCTGTGGAGTTCCGGCCTGCGCCTGCAGCACATGGACGCGGCCCTGCCGCTGCACCCGGCGGCACTCGGCATGGCGCTCGCGACCCTCGTCGCGAAGGAGCTCCTGTTCCGCTACACCCTCACCGCGAGCCGGCAACTCAAGGCTCCCGTGCTGGAGGCCAACGCCTGGCACGCGCGCTCGGACGCTGCATCCTCGCTGGTCGTCGCCGCAGGTATCGGCGGCGGCCTGGCCGGCTATCCCTTCCTGGAACCGCTTGCGGCCGCGGTCGTCGGCTTCCTGATCCTGCACATGGGATTGAGACTCGGATGGAAGGCCGTGCGCGAACTCATCGACACCGGCCTGTCCGAACAGGACGTGGCACGCATCCGCGACACCATCCGTACAACCCCGGGGGTCATCGGCCTGCACGACCTGCGCACCCGCCGCATGGCCGACCGCGTGCTGTGCGACGCCCACATTCAGGTCGACCCACGCATCACCGTGTCCGAAGGGCACCAGATCTCCGACACGGTGTACTTCCGCGTACGCACCGCACATCCCGAAGTGCGGGAGGTCCTGGTGCACGTGGATGCCGAGAACGATGCGACGATGCAAGGCGCCGGCCTCGCGCCGCTGCCCGAACGCACCGAAATCGTGCATACGCTCGAAGCGCTTTTCGACCGCCCGCTCGCGACCCCTCCGCGCGTGCTGATCCACTATCTTGGCGATCGCATCGAGGCCGAAGTGGTCCTCGGCGTAACCGACCTCGACGGGATCCCCCGCGACGAGCTGCGCCTGCGCATCGACAAGCTGCTCGAGGAGCGTCCGCACTACCGGGCCATCACCATTCTGGGCAGAATTGCACCATAG
- a CDS encoding rhodanese-like domain-containing protein — MGKLTDLLRLAQQRAQEMKLPYAGALTPAEACEVWRLAPGAKLVDVRTRAEWDWVGRVPGAVEIEWMSYPGNVPNSHFLAQFKREVDPEALVMFMCRSGARSDKAARAATEAGYQSCYNVLEGFEGDRDANGQRNRIGGWRHAGLPWNQG; from the coding sequence ATGGGAAAGTTGACCGACCTGCTCCGCCTCGCCCAGCAGCGTGCGCAGGAGATGAAGCTCCCGTACGCGGGCGCGCTCACCCCGGCCGAGGCCTGCGAGGTGTGGCGGCTTGCGCCCGGCGCGAAGCTGGTCGACGTGCGCACTCGAGCCGAATGGGACTGGGTCGGGCGCGTGCCCGGTGCGGTCGAGATCGAGTGGATGAGCTATCCGGGCAACGTGCCCAATTCGCACTTCCTCGCGCAGTTCAAGCGCGAGGTCGATCCCGAGGCGCTGGTGATGTTCATGTGCCGTTCGGGGGCGCGCTCCGACAAGGCGGCGCGCGCCGCAACCGAGGCCGGTTACCAGAGCTGCTACAACGTGCTCGAAGGCTTCGAGGGCGACCGCGATGCGAACGGGCAGCGCAACCGCATCGGCGGATGGCGTCACGCCGGGTTGCCCTGGAATCAGGGCTGA
- the nadA gene encoding quinolinate synthase NadA produces the protein MQTATISFDRFNALRDDEAQERIRAARARLGERAVLLCHHYQRADVYQHADLTGDSLKLSRLASQTDAEFIVFCGVHFMAEVADIMSQPHQRAILPDLAAGCSMADMANLAKVERCWRELRDVLGTPDALITPVTYINSAADLKAFCGEHGGIVCTSTNAPVILDWAFAQREKVLFFPDQHLGRWTGYKKGIPLEQMVVWDPDLEYGGLTPEQIRNAKILLWKGHCSVHQMFQESHIRRWRMQHPEGLVISHPESSLEVCVNSDYVGSTEYIINVIKNAAPNTRWLVGTELNLVNRLAEEVKPEGKIVQFMAPTVCMCSTMQRIDPQHLAWTLENLADGKIVNHIQVPPHEAELARVALDRMLAVS, from the coding sequence ATGCAGACCGCGACCATCAGTTTCGACCGTTTCAATGCCTTGCGCGACGACGAGGCCCAAGAGCGCATCCGTGCCGCGCGCGCGCGTCTGGGCGAGCGGGCCGTGCTACTGTGCCATCACTACCAGCGTGCCGACGTGTATCAGCATGCCGATCTCACCGGCGACTCGCTGAAGCTGTCGCGGCTCGCGTCGCAGACGGACGCGGAGTTCATCGTCTTCTGCGGCGTGCATTTCATGGCCGAGGTCGCCGACATCATGTCGCAGCCGCACCAGAGGGCCATCCTGCCGGATCTCGCGGCCGGCTGCTCGATGGCCGATATGGCGAACCTCGCGAAGGTGGAGCGTTGCTGGCGCGAGTTGCGCGATGTGCTCGGCACGCCCGATGCACTCATCACGCCGGTGACCTACATCAACTCGGCCGCGGATCTGAAGGCCTTCTGCGGCGAGCACGGCGGCATCGTGTGCACCTCGACGAACGCGCCGGTGATCCTTGACTGGGCCTTCGCGCAGCGCGAGAAGGTGCTGTTCTTCCCCGACCAGCACCTGGGGCGCTGGACGGGTTACAAGAAGGGCATTCCGCTCGAGCAGATGGTGGTGTGGGACCCGGACCTCGAATATGGCGGCCTCACGCCGGAGCAGATCCGCAACGCCAAGATCCTGCTGTGGAAGGGGCACTGTTCGGTGCACCAGATGTTCCAGGAGAGCCACATCCGCCGCTGGCGCATGCAGCATCCGGAGGGGCTGGTGATCTCGCACCCGGAAAGCAGCCTCGAGGTGTGCGTGAATTCGGATTACGTCGGTTCGACCGAGTACATCATCAACGTGATCAAGAATGCCGCGCCGAACACGCGCTGGCTGGTCGGCACGGAGCTGAACCTGGTCAATCGCCTGGCCGAGGAAGTGAAGCCGGAAGGCAAGATCGTGCAGTTCATGGCGCCGACCGTGTGCATGTGCTCGACGATGCAGCGCATCGATCCGCAGCACCTTGCGTGGACGCTGGAAAATCTGGCCGACGGCAAGATCGTCAATCACATCCAGGTACCGCCGCACGAGGCCGAACTCGCAAGGGTGGCGCTGGACCGGATGCTGGCAGTGTCCTGA